Proteins encoded together in one Flavobacterium keumense window:
- the can gene encoding carbonate dehydratase: MTDFYKKILANNKKWVETSLESDPNYFQDLAKGQTPPLLWIGCSDSRVPANEIIGAKPGEVFVHRNIANMVIHSDMNMLSVLDYAVNVLKVKHVLVCGHYGCGGIKAALGNDSIGIIDNWIRHIKDVYRLHDKYLNSIIDEDERFNKFVELNVKEQVFDLAKTSIVQSAWRNGQELTLHGWVYGLNSGFVTDLDVNISSEKDLDNVYQLKF, translated from the coding sequence ATGACAGATTTTTATAAAAAAATATTAGCTAATAATAAAAAATGGGTAGAAACTTCATTAGAAAGTGACCCTAATTATTTTCAAGATTTAGCCAAAGGACAGACACCTCCATTATTATGGATTGGATGCTCTGATAGCAGAGTTCCTGCTAATGAAATTATTGGGGCAAAACCAGGGGAAGTATTTGTACATAGAAATATTGCCAACATGGTCATTCATTCGGATATGAATATGTTAAGTGTTTTAGACTATGCGGTAAATGTATTGAAAGTAAAACACGTGTTGGTTTGCGGTCATTATGGCTGTGGAGGGATTAAAGCGGCATTAGGTAATGATTCTATTGGAATTATTGATAATTGGATTCGTCATATTAAAGATGTTTATCGGTTACATGATAAATATTTAAATTCAATTATTGATGAAGATGAGCGATTCAATAAGTTTGTTGAATTAAATGTAAAAGAACAGGTATTTGATTTAGCCAAAACTTCTATAGTACAATCAGCATGGAGGAACGGTCAAGAATTAACCTTACATGGCTGGGTATATGGATTGAATTCTGGATTTGTTACAGATTTGGATGTGAATATTAGTTCTGAAAAAGATTTAGACAATGTGTACCAATTAAAATTTTAA
- a CDS encoding SulP family inorganic anion transporter: protein MTKKINLFANLKSDFASGLVVFLVALPLCLGIAMASGAPLFSGIISGVIGGIVVGYLSQSHISVSGPAAGLTAIVLTAITDLGSFDVFLSAVLIAGVIQLVLGFIKAGSISNYFPTNVIEGMLAGIGIIIIMKQLPHAVGFDADFEGDQSFIQSDGGNTLSSLFNVLNYVQLGAILITLTSLIILIAWDKVSFLKKMKLIPGALVAVIIGIILNQIFINTGSSLAISKNHLVSLPVPNSIEELKNIIVTPNLSGFLNPKIWVVGVTIAIVASIETLLCIEAADRMDIQKRYTNTNVELKAQGIGNIVSSLLGGLPMTSVVVRSSANNNAGAKSKMSAIIHGVLLLISVLTVPMLLNKIPLATLAAVLLLVGYKLAKPATFIHFWHKGKYQFVPFIATLVAVVFTDLLKGVALGMIISVIFILKGNLKRAYVFRKEEYADGDVIHIDLAQEVSFLNKAAIKETLNSIPENSKVIIDAKDTIYIAHDILDLIHEFKTIRAKEAHIKVKLKGFKKAYQLENSEDNHVTIEHYYDAMKREMVKKEVKHFDV from the coding sequence ATGACAAAAAAAATCAATCTTTTTGCCAACCTTAAATCAGATTTTGCTTCCGGTTTAGTGGTTTTTTTGGTGGCGCTTCCTTTGTGTTTAGGAATTGCAATGGCTTCGGGGGCACCACTTTTTTCAGGAATAATTTCGGGAGTAATAGGAGGAATAGTAGTTGGTTATTTAAGCCAATCTCACATAAGTGTTTCGGGTCCTGCAGCAGGATTGACGGCAATCGTTTTAACTGCAATTACTGATTTAGGTTCGTTTGATGTGTTTCTTTCAGCAGTATTAATAGCAGGAGTAATTCAATTGGTTCTTGGTTTTATAAAAGCGGGTAGTATTTCTAACTATTTTCCAACCAATGTGATTGAAGGAATGTTAGCAGGTATAGGAATCATAATCATTATGAAACAATTACCTCATGCAGTAGGTTTTGATGCTGATTTTGAAGGAGATCAGTCTTTTATCCAGTCAGATGGTGGTAATACTTTGTCATCCCTATTCAATGTATTGAATTATGTCCAGTTGGGAGCAATTCTGATCACGCTAACCTCTTTGATTATTCTGATTGCATGGGATAAAGTTTCCTTTCTAAAAAAAATGAAATTAATCCCAGGCGCTTTAGTAGCTGTTATTATTGGGATTATTCTAAATCAAATCTTTATCAATACAGGGAGTTCTTTAGCTATATCAAAAAATCATTTGGTTTCTTTGCCGGTTCCTAATTCTATAGAAGAATTGAAAAATATCATTGTAACCCCTAATTTATCAGGGTTTCTAAATCCAAAAATTTGGGTAGTAGGTGTGACAATTGCAATTGTAGCTTCAATAGAAACGTTGTTGTGTATCGAAGCGGCCGATCGCATGGATATTCAAAAAAGATACACAAATACCAATGTTGAATTAAAGGCACAAGGAATTGGAAATATTGTCAGTTCACTTCTAGGAGGTCTCCCAATGACTTCAGTTGTAGTTCGTTCATCAGCAAATAATAATGCTGGGGCTAAATCAAAGATGTCTGCAATCATACATGGAGTTTTGTTGTTAATCAGCGTATTGACTGTTCCAATGCTTTTAAATAAAATACCACTAGCTACTTTAGCCGCAGTGTTACTTTTGGTAGGTTATAAATTAGCTAAACCTGCCACTTTTATTCATTTTTGGCATAAAGGGAAATACCAGTTTGTACCATTTATAGCCACCTTAGTAGCAGTAGTTTTTACGGATTTATTGAAAGGAGTAGCTTTAGGGATGATAATTAGCGTGATTTTCATATTAAAAGGAAATTTGAAAAGAGCTTATGTTTTTAGAAAAGAAGAATATGCTGATGGAGATGTAATACATATTGATTTAGCACAAGAGGTATCTTTTCTTAATAAAGCAGCAATAAAAGAAACTTTAAATTCAATTCCTGAAAATTCTAAAGTTATTATTGATGCTAAAGACACTATTTATATTGCTCATGATATTTTAGATTTAATTCATGAATTTAAAACAATTAGAGCTAAAGAAGCACATATAAAGGTAAAACTAAAAGGGTTCAAGAAAGCCTATCAATTAGAAAATAGTGAAGATAATCACGTTACAATTGAACATTACTATGACGCTATGAAAAGAGAGATGGTAAAGAAAGAAGTTAAGCATTTTGATGTTTAG
- a CDS encoding sensor histidine kinase, protein MLKKKSFKRNYRFAIKSSFLISLFASLFGMISLRFFLKQDKNLVLLYGAIFFTSLFVFSFLVLQYRIERFIYSRIKKIYDDVALLESSSMVNQPIPTDMETLSRKVKKFASDKKLEIEMLQVREQYRREFLGNVSHELKTPLFTVQGYLSTLTDGALEDKNILKKYLERAEKGVERLIYIVEDLDMISKLESGELHLQISEFDIVVLIQSVIDMLEMKASKKNIKLVLEHNNKSVWVAADKDKLQQVIINLVVNSIKYGRDNGETEISVTGFTSKKILVRVADNGEGIEQQNIPRLFERFYRVNKSGSRSEGGSGLGLSIVKHIVEAHKQKIYVESEFGVGSEFSFTVDRANKYKLR, encoded by the coding sequence ATGTTAAAGAAAAAAAGTTTTAAGAGAAATTATCGTTTTGCAATCAAATCGTCATTCTTAATTAGTCTGTTTGCTTCTCTGTTTGGAATGATTTCATTGCGGTTTTTTTTAAAGCAAGATAAAAACTTAGTATTATTATATGGGGCAATTTTCTTTACATCTCTATTTGTTTTTTCTTTTCTTGTTTTACAATACAGGATAGAAAGGTTTATTTACAGTCGAATAAAGAAAATATATGATGATGTGGCATTATTAGAGTCTTCATCAATGGTAAATCAGCCTATACCAACAGACATGGAAACCTTATCAAGAAAAGTAAAGAAATTTGCTTCGGATAAGAAATTAGAAATTGAGATGCTCCAAGTTCGAGAACAGTATAGAAGAGAATTTTTAGGAAATGTTTCACACGAATTAAAAACGCCTTTATTTACGGTTCAAGGCTATTTATCAACTCTAACAGATGGTGCATTAGAAGATAAAAATATTTTAAAAAAGTATTTAGAACGAGCTGAAAAAGGGGTTGAACGGCTTATCTATATCGTTGAAGATTTGGATATGATAAGTAAATTAGAATCTGGAGAATTACATTTACAAATTTCGGAATTTGATATAGTAGTTTTAATACAGAGTGTTATTGATATGCTTGAAATGAAGGCGTCAAAGAAAAATATAAAACTTGTATTAGAGCATAATAATAAATCGGTATGGGTAGCTGCCGATAAAGATAAATTACAACAAGTAATTATTAATTTAGTTGTAAATTCTATAAAATACGGTAGAGATAATGGAGAAACAGAAATTTCAGTTACTGGATTTACAAGTAAAAAAATTTTAGTTCGAGTTGCTGATAATGGAGAAGGAATTGAGCAGCAAAACATCCCAAGACTTTTTGAGCGTTTTTATAGAGTCAATAAAAGTGGTTCTCGATCGGAAGGAGGTTCTGGGTTAGGCTTATCAATTGTAAAGCATATTGTTGAAGCACACAAACAAAAAATCTATGTTGAAAGTGAATTTGGTGTTGGCTCTGAATTTTCTTTTACAGTAGATAGAGCTAATAAATATAAATTACGATGA
- a CDS encoding aspartate kinase has translation MKIFKFGGASVKDADGIKNVYDVLQKAGYEDVLLVVSAMGKTTNALEVVIKNYFDKSAELSASVQEIKKYHNQILLDLFEDDNHPVFASVNEQFSDLEYFLAHNKSPNYNFVYDQIVSYGELISTNILSHFMNFMNIKTQWLDVRNFVKTNANYRDAEVDWDLTQKNIAKNVAPKILNITQGFLGSDENNFTTTLGREGSDYTAAIFAYCLNAESVTIWKDVPGVMNADPRYFENASLLNQISYREAIELAFYGASVIHPKTLQPLQKKEIPLYVKSFINPLLKGTSVSKGVDLEPYLPCFIVKRNQLLISLSSIDFSFIMEENISEIFGLFHEYKIKVNLIQNSAISFSVCVEDKFDNFKELNAILSKKFKVDSEENVTLYTIRHFNDEAAQTVEKDKTVLLKQVSRETMQIVTKE, from the coding sequence ATGAAAATATTCAAATTTGGAGGCGCCTCAGTAAAAGATGCCGATGGAATTAAAAATGTATATGACGTTTTACAAAAAGCAGGTTACGAAGATGTATTATTAGTGGTTTCTGCCATGGGCAAAACAACAAATGCATTAGAAGTAGTAATCAAAAATTATTTTGACAAATCGGCAGAACTTAGTGCTTCGGTACAAGAGATTAAAAAATACCACAATCAAATCTTATTGGATTTATTTGAAGATGATAACCATCCTGTATTTGCATCTGTAAACGAACAATTTTCAGATTTAGAGTACTTTTTAGCACACAATAAATCCCCAAATTACAACTTTGTTTACGATCAAATTGTGAGTTATGGCGAATTAATTTCGACTAATATTTTAAGCCATTTCATGAATTTCATGAACATCAAAACACAATGGTTAGACGTTCGTAATTTTGTCAAAACCAATGCTAATTACAGAGATGCAGAAGTTGACTGGGATTTAACTCAAAAAAATATTGCTAAAAATGTTGCTCCAAAAATCTTAAACATCACACAAGGGTTTTTAGGATCTGATGAAAATAATTTCACCACTACTTTAGGTCGTGAAGGTTCTGATTATACTGCAGCCATCTTTGCTTACTGCTTGAATGCTGAAAGTGTGACCATTTGGAAAGACGTTCCTGGGGTGATGAATGCAGACCCTCGTTACTTCGAAAACGCAAGTTTGTTAAATCAGATTTCGTATCGCGAAGCTATTGAATTGGCTTTTTATGGCGCATCAGTAATTCATCCAAAAACATTACAACCATTACAAAAGAAAGAAATTCCTTTGTATGTAAAATCTTTCATCAACCCTCTTTTAAAAGGGACAAGTGTTTCAAAAGGGGTTGATTTAGAACCCTATTTACCTTGTTTTATCGTTAAAAGAAACCAACTATTAATATCACTTTCTTCCATAGATTTCTCTTTTATTATGGAAGAAAACATCAGTGAAATTTTTGGTTTATTCCACGAATACAAAATCAAAGTGAACTTGATTCAAAATTCGGCTATTAGTTTTTCTGTTTGTGTAGAAGATAAGTTTGACAACTTCAAAGAATTAAACGCTATTTTATCTAAAAAATTCAAAGTGGATTCTGAAGAAAATGTTACATTATATACTATTCGTCATTTCAATGATGAGGCAGCACAAACTGTTGAAAAGGATAAAACCGTTTTGCTTAAACAAGTAAGTCGTGAAACAATGCAAATTGTAACTAAAGAATGA
- a CDS encoding HupE/UreJ family protein, with protein sequence MSEFWVYFQIGLHHVLDVHAYDHVLFLTALVIPFTVKDWKRILLSVTFFTLGHTTALLLSVYEIMTFKVNIVEFLIPITILITALFNLVTIRKTNRKESVNLVFLITLFFGVIHGLGFSNYFKTILGGATNSKLVPLLEFALGIEAAQIAVVLVVLLLAYSMQTFFKLSKRDWILVGSAFVVGVVLPMILENEIWNQY encoded by the coding sequence ATGTCAGAGTTTTGGGTATATTTTCAAATAGGGCTTCATCACGTTTTAGACGTTCATGCCTATGATCATGTGTTGTTTTTAACAGCTTTAGTAATTCCGTTTACGGTTAAAGATTGGAAAAGAATCTTGCTTTCGGTTACTTTTTTTACTTTGGGACACACTACGGCTTTGTTGCTTTCGGTGTATGAGATTATGACTTTTAAAGTGAATATAGTTGAGTTTCTAATTCCAATAACTATTTTAATTACGGCACTTTTTAATTTGGTTACCATTCGAAAAACCAATAGAAAAGAAAGTGTCAATTTGGTGTTCCTGATCACTCTTTTTTTTGGAGTAATTCACGGATTGGGATTTTCAAATTATTTTAAAACGATATTAGGAGGTGCTACAAATTCTAAATTAGTACCTTTGTTGGAGTTTGCTTTAGGGATTGAAGCGGCCCAAATAGCTGTAGTGCTGGTTGTTTTACTTCTTGCATACAGTATGCAAACTTTCTTTAAATTGTCTAAAAGAGATTGGATTTTGGTTGGTTCTGCTTTTGTAGTAGGAGTAGTTTTGCCAATGATTTTAGAAAATGAAATTTGGAATCAATACTAA
- a CDS encoding TerB family tellurite resistance protein, translating to MSFSDLFDSEFKTRNKGHFSAIVRVALADGKSSPEEKAFLDKLATNLEISAAEYEEILANPLKYPINPPYLYNDRLERLFDLGRMVHIDHHLGDKQEKLLEKFGIALGFTPGNVGYIVNKALSLIDKKVDLDTFIYEMKNMHK from the coding sequence ATGTCATTTTCAGATTTATTTGATAGCGAATTTAAAACCAGAAATAAAGGTCATTTTTCAGCCATTGTTCGCGTGGCACTTGCCGATGGAAAATCATCTCCAGAAGAAAAAGCATTTTTAGACAAACTAGCTACAAATCTTGAGATTTCGGCTGCTGAGTACGAAGAAATACTAGCCAATCCATTAAAATATCCAATCAACCCACCTTATTTATATAATGATAGATTGGAACGTTTGTTTGATTTAGGACGAATGGTGCACATTGATCATCATTTAGGTGACAAACAAGAAAAATTGTTAGAAAAATTCGGAATCGCTTTGGGGTTTACTCCTGGAAATGTGGGCTACATTGTAAACAAAGCATTATCCTTAATAGATAAGAAAGTAGATTTAGATACATTCATTTATGAAATGAAAAACATGCATAAATAA
- a CDS encoding GNAT family N-acetyltransferase — translation MNIRKGNPEDMKGVLALIQELADFEKEPDAVVITEDDLIRDGFGTHPLFHVFVAEVANEIVGIALYYYRYSTWKGKTIHLEDLVVKQNMRGTGLGFALYSEVIKQGKKDKVRRIEWAVLDWNTPAIEFYKNSGAKVFDDWRVAQMDEEGIHYFLENKLK, via the coding sequence ATGAATATTCGAAAAGGAAACCCTGAGGACATGAAAGGAGTTTTGGCTCTAATTCAGGAATTAGCTGATTTCGAAAAAGAACCCGATGCCGTTGTTATAACCGAGGACGATTTGATTAGAGATGGTTTTGGTACACACCCCTTATTCCATGTTTTTGTTGCAGAAGTAGCCAATGAAATTGTTGGGATTGCACTGTATTACTATCGATATTCAACTTGGAAAGGAAAAACCATTCATCTTGAGGATTTAGTTGTTAAACAAAATATGCGAGGAACAGGCTTAGGATTTGCCTTGTATTCAGAAGTGATTAAACAAGGAAAAAAAGATAAGGTAAGACGCATTGAATGGGCTGTTCTAGATTGGAACACTCCTGCAATTGAATTTTACAAAAATTCAGGTGCTAAAGTGTTTGACGATTGGAGAGTGGCTCAAATGGATGAAGAGGGTATTCACTATTTTCTTGAAAACAAACTAAAATAA
- a CDS encoding TonB-dependent receptor: protein MKLKFVLITLFICAIGIAQNKGTVSGTLFDKESKNQPLPFANVVIKGTSIGVNTDIDGKYSINLPAGNYIIQFSFVGYENVETPVTIKANETIVINKTLGSGSYTLKDVVVKASGNREKETVLLYDQKKAVVIKQSIGAQEMARKGVSDVEEGLTKVTGITKVDGRGLFVRGLEDRYNNLLINDLAVPSNNPFKKIIPLDIFPTDIVSVIDTYKTFNTNIYGDFAGGTFNIATSKGTKSQSKINFGIGYTSNNNLRKFLTSKDATSTADFFGFSGTERDFPAIFGNVPSNRVLTASEASTQFGSGFDVKQTNSPLNTSFGILNSEKFSVGKNGNSLQYLVSFNFDNKFQYREGADRFFNAAQGNYDNDLFNKQYKYITNSSALVSLNFKSDRLNLTSNTFYLKSTENMIQDQIGYTNSATINNNGFIRMNQLTQSDFLNTQLLGSYKVSKDDRKNIKAGISFTKTGFQLPDRKSFKGVLLDDNTTAISYSGNSLYRQTMDVDGKFHVSGMMEYTWNFGKKELKEAHKLTIGYNSYINRMDSKFRFLVSERVGSNAVSFNTNSPDATLTNEITNGNFTYREGTNSTYKAKLLEYLNAGYTDVALKFSDVYEMNFGIRFEQSLRLTKYRNPGSFNDPYQKKSVDNLDILPSLNMKYKFNDMSNLRFAASKTITRPVIMEAYPLEFVNLDGTIENGNPNIINSNNYNFDLKYEIFPTAKELVAITAFSKLIQNPIERLFTQSAGSGGQIITYDNSKKALLVGAELELLLQLDRISDTFKNLSFGFNTSLMYSKVTINKSNTTETNPNRRLQGASPWLVNADLKYDFDFSSNWNNSVSLVYNVYGKRIFAVGTNGLDHYYEQPFNKLDLIWSNKIGKKWDAKFSVDNILNPKYSIKLGEKSKLPITESDLTIKDFTRGVGFSLNVAYTF from the coding sequence ATGAAATTAAAATTTGTATTAATTACATTATTCATTTGTGCAATTGGAATAGCACAAAACAAAGGTACAGTCTCAGGTACTTTATTTGACAAAGAATCTAAAAACCAACCCCTTCCTTTTGCCAATGTGGTAATAAAAGGAACTTCGATTGGTGTTAACACTGACATTGATGGAAAATATTCTATCAATCTTCCTGCAGGAAACTATATTATTCAATTCAGTTTTGTTGGATATGAAAACGTTGAAACGCCTGTAACAATAAAAGCTAATGAAACCATTGTAATCAATAAAACTCTAGGCTCTGGAAGCTACACTTTGAAAGATGTTGTGGTAAAGGCTAGTGGAAATAGAGAAAAAGAAACCGTATTGCTTTATGACCAAAAAAAAGCAGTTGTTATCAAGCAAAGTATTGGCGCTCAAGAAATGGCACGTAAAGGTGTAAGTGATGTTGAAGAAGGATTAACTAAAGTTACTGGTATTACTAAAGTGGATGGTAGAGGTCTTTTTGTAAGAGGACTTGAAGACAGATACAATAATTTATTGATTAACGACCTAGCAGTTCCATCAAACAACCCATTTAAAAAAATCATTCCATTGGATATTTTTCCTACTGATATTGTAAGTGTAATTGATACTTACAAAACTTTCAACACTAACATTTATGGTGATTTCGCTGGGGGAACTTTCAATATTGCAACTTCAAAAGGAACAAAAAGCCAATCTAAAATTAATTTTGGTATTGGATATACTTCAAATAATAACTTAAGAAAATTCTTGACATCAAAAGATGCTACTTCAACTGCAGATTTCTTTGGTTTCTCAGGAACAGAAAGAGATTTTCCTGCTATTTTTGGAAATGTCCCAAGCAATCGTGTTTTAACAGCTTCTGAAGCATCTACACAATTTGGATCTGGATTTGATGTTAAACAAACCAACTCTCCACTAAACACAAGTTTTGGAATTTTAAATTCAGAAAAATTCTCAGTTGGAAAAAATGGTAATTCATTACAATATCTTGTTTCTTTTAATTTTGACAACAAATTCCAATATAGAGAAGGTGCAGATCGTTTTTTTAATGCTGCACAAGGAAATTATGACAATGATTTGTTCAATAAACAATACAAATACATTACAAATTCTTCTGCTTTAGTCTCTTTAAACTTCAAATCAGATCGATTGAATTTAACTTCAAACACTTTCTATTTGAAATCAACAGAGAACATGATTCAAGATCAAATAGGTTACACAAACTCAGCTACAATTAACAACAATGGTTTTATTAGGATGAATCAATTAACACAATCTGATTTCTTAAACACACAATTATTAGGTAGCTATAAAGTTTCAAAAGACGATAGAAAGAATATTAAAGCTGGTATTTCATTTACTAAAACAGGTTTTCAATTACCCGATAGAAAATCGTTCAAAGGAGTATTGCTTGATGACAATACAACAGCAATTAGTTACTCTGGAAACAGTTTGTACAGACAAACAATGGATGTTGATGGTAAATTCCATGTATCTGGAATGATGGAATATACATGGAATTTTGGAAAAAAAGAACTTAAAGAAGCTCACAAATTGACCATTGGGTACAATTCGTATATCAACAGAATGGACTCAAAATTTAGATTTTTAGTTTCTGAAAGAGTGGGTTCAAATGCAGTTTCTTTCAACACAAACAGTCCAGACGCTACATTAACAAATGAAATTACAAATGGCAATTTTACCTACAGAGAAGGGACGAATTCAACATACAAAGCTAAATTATTAGAATATTTAAATGCCGGGTATACTGATGTAGCTTTAAAATTTAGTGATGTTTATGAAATGAACTTTGGAATTAGATTTGAACAAAGCTTGAGACTAACTAAATATAGAAATCCAGGTTCATTTAATGATCCATATCAAAAAAAATCAGTTGATAATTTAGATATTCTTCCATCATTAAATATGAAATACAAGTTTAATGATATGTCAAATTTGAGATTTGCAGCTTCAAAAACAATCACTAGACCTGTAATCATGGAAGCTTATCCACTTGAATTTGTGAACTTAGATGGTACTATTGAAAATGGTAATCCAAACATTATTAATAGTAACAATTACAACTTCGATTTAAAATATGAAATTTTCCCAACTGCAAAAGAATTAGTAGCTATAACTGCATTTTCAAAACTAATTCAAAATCCAATCGAAAGATTATTTACGCAATCAGCAGGGAGTGGAGGCCAAATCATCACCTATGACAACTCTAAAAAAGCATTATTAGTTGGGGCAGAGTTAGAATTGCTTCTGCAATTAGATAGAATATCTGATACTTTTAAAAATTTATCATTCGGATTTAACACTTCATTAATGTACTCTAAAGTAACAATAAATAAAAGTAATACTACTGAAACGAATCCTAACAGAAGACTGCAAGGAGCCTCACCTTGGTTAGTGAACGCAGACTTAAAATACGATTTTGATTTTTCAAGTAATTGGAACAACAGTGTTTCTTTAGTATATAATGTTTATGGTAAAAGAATTTTCGCAGTTGGAACAAATGGTTTAGATCATTATTACGAGCAGCCTTTTAATAAACTAGACCTAATATGGAGTAACAAAATTGGAAAAAAATGGGATGCAAAATTTTCAGTTGATAATATTTTAAATCCAAAATACAGTATCAAATTAGGAGAGAAAAGCAAATTGCCTATCACGGAGTCAGATTTAACAATTAAAGATTTTACACGAGGTGTTGGTTTTTCATTAAATGTTGCCTATACTTTCTAA
- a CDS encoding response regulator transcription factor: MAKNRARILLVDDEPDILEIVGYNLSQEGYTIITATNGKEAIEKARLEIPDLIIMDVMMPEMDGIEACENIRKIPELANVIITFLTARNEDYTQVAGFDAGADDYISKPIKPKLLVSKINALLRRFNEQQKNVGTLSVGGIEINREEYIIIKDGVEISLPRKEFELFYLIASKPGKVFKREEILDKIWGNDVIVGGRTIDVHIRKLREKIGEEYIKTIKGVGYKLEV; the protein is encoded by the coding sequence ATGGCAAAGAATAGAGCTAGAATTTTATTGGTGGATGATGAGCCTGATATTTTAGAAATAGTTGGATATAATTTATCCCAAGAGGGCTATACTATTATTACAGCAACCAATGGTAAAGAAGCTATTGAAAAGGCTAGATTAGAAATACCTGATTTAATTATCATGGATGTAATGATGCCAGAAATGGACGGAATAGAAGCTTGTGAGAACATTCGTAAAATTCCAGAATTAGCAAATGTGATCATTACCTTTTTAACTGCAAGAAATGAAGATTATACCCAAGTAGCGGGTTTTGATGCTGGTGCGGATGATTATATTAGTAAACCAATTAAACCAAAATTATTAGTAAGCAAAATTAATGCTTTGCTGAGACGATTTAATGAGCAACAAAAAAATGTAGGAACCTTAAGTGTAGGTGGCATTGAAATCAATCGCGAAGAATATATCATTATTAAAGACGGTGTTGAAATATCATTACCAAGAAAAGAATTTGAATTGTTCTACTTAATTGCATCTAAACCAGGGAAAGTATTTAAAAGAGAAGAAATTTTAGATAAAATCTGGGGTAATGATGTAATAGTTGGAGGAAGAACAATAGATGTTCACATTAGAAAATTACGTGAAAAAATAGGCGAAGAATACATTAAAACGATAAAAGGAGTAGGTTATAAATTAGAAGTTTAA
- a CDS encoding T9SS type A sorting domain-containing protein, producing MKKLYYIPFLFLLLLVSSVKAQEVKQQSKLNESNIEGLSLYPNPVTNGRVYIATKNDSEKEIQIFDVLGKKVFQTQMNTRELNISSLSPGVYIIKIKEDESTATRKLIIR from the coding sequence ATGAAGAAGCTTTACTATATTCCTTTTCTGTTTTTACTTTTATTGGTTTCCAGTGTTAAGGCACAAGAAGTTAAACAGCAATCTAAACTGAATGAGTCAAACATAGAAGGTTTGAGCTTGTATCCAAATCCCGTAACTAATGGAAGGGTTTATATTGCAACAAAAAATGATTCAGAAAAAGAAATTCAAATTTTTGATGTTTTAGGCAAGAAAGTATTTCAAACTCAAATGAATACTCGAGAATTAAATATCTCATCCCTTTCCCCAGGCGTTTACATTATCAAAATCAAAGAAGACGAAAGTACTGCTACCCGAAAATTAATCATACGTTAA
- a CDS encoding toxin-antitoxin system YwqK family antitoxin, producing the protein MMIAVLVVSSVTFAQNREPKLEEVNGLVKATYYHENGKVQQEGFFANGKLEGKWISYNENGVKIAIAEYANGEKVGNWFFWNNEELSEVDFSKDSILSVKKWSNGTVALN; encoded by the coding sequence ATGATGATCGCAGTGTTAGTAGTATCTAGTGTAACTTTTGCACAAAATAGAGAGCCTAAATTAGAAGAAGTAAACGGTTTAGTTAAAGCAACATATTATCATGAAAATGGTAAAGTACAGCAAGAAGGATTTTTTGCTAATGGTAAATTAGAAGGAAAATGGATTTCGTATAATGAGAACGGTGTAAAGATTGCCATTGCAGAATATGCAAATGGTGAGAAAGTTGGAAACTGGTTTTTTTGGAATAATGAAGAGTTATCTGAAGTTGATTTTTCTAAAGACAGTATTCTATCAGTTAAAAAATGGAGCAATGGAACAGTTGCTTTAAATTAA